Part of the Pseudomonas sp. M30-35 genome is shown below.
GCGACTTTAAAGACCCTGACGTACGTCTGGTCAAGGTTGAAGTGATCAAAGCAAAATTGCTTGAACAGCAATTCCGGCTACGTTTTCACATTAAAAACCCCAACGATGTCAGCCTGCCGGTGCGCGGAATTGACTACGTGGTGTTTCTCAATGACATGAAACTCGCTGAAGGCGAGTCCGATGTATGGTTTACCGTGCCCGCCAATGGTCAGCATTACTTTGAGATTCCGGTGCGCACCAACCTCTGGCGGCATGTCCGGCAGATCGTGAAAATGCTTGAGCATCCCGACGAAGCCATTCGTTATCGCCTCGAAGGAGAGGTTAAAACTGGACTGTTATTCGGTCGCAACGTGCACATGATGCGAAATGGCGAGATAATCCCTGGT
Proteins encoded:
- a CDS encoding LEA type 2 family protein; translation: MAYQATIIRTLSLALIFGLISTLNGCSTWLTGDFKDPDVRLVKVEVIKAKLLEQQFRLRFHIKNPNDVSLPVRGIDYVVFLNDMKLAEGESDVWFTVPANGQHYFEIPVRTNLWRHVRQIVKMLEHPDEAIRYRLEGEVKTGLLFGRNVHMMRNGEIIPGDFIPE